From Streptomyces sp. NBC_00775, one genomic window encodes:
- a CDS encoding alpha/beta fold hydrolase — MTALPTRATMTFDGRTLSYLDYGGNGRPLVALHGHLSEGASFAALASALGPEWRVIAPDQRGHGDSQRAREYTRIGYLTDLLALLDHLGIDRAVFLGHSLGAINAYHLASERPELVEALINIDTAVDLPDHGTSPLAFVLNFPYTAATREELAAACGPLAAVVGPVLRPLPGGAGWRLPFHPQDTVDSENLVHGDHWKQWLATDCPALLIHGLRSQVLPAEQAHAMCSRRPGTVYRRLDTDHFVQQADPEGFATAVQEFLAGI; from the coding sequence ATGACCGCCCTGCCCACCCGTGCCACCATGACCTTCGACGGTCGCACCCTGTCCTACCTGGACTACGGCGGCAACGGCCGCCCCCTCGTAGCACTGCACGGCCACCTCTCCGAAGGCGCGTCCTTCGCCGCCCTGGCCTCCGCCCTCGGCCCTGAGTGGCGCGTGATCGCCCCTGACCAGCGCGGCCACGGCGACTCCCAGCGCGCCCGCGAATACACCCGCATCGGCTACCTCACCGACCTCCTCGCCCTCCTCGACCACCTCGGCATCGACCGGGCGGTCTTCCTCGGCCACTCCCTCGGAGCGATCAACGCCTACCACCTGGCCTCCGAACGCCCCGAACTGGTCGAGGCCCTGATCAATATCGACACCGCCGTCGACCTCCCCGACCACGGAACCAGCCCCCTCGCCTTCGTGCTCAACTTCCCCTACACCGCTGCCACCCGCGAGGAACTGGCCGCCGCCTGCGGACCCCTCGCCGCCGTTGTCGGCCCCGTGCTGCGCCCGCTGCCCGGCGGCGCCGGCTGGCGGCTGCCTTTCCACCCGCAGGACACCGTCGACTCCGAGAACCTTGTCCACGGTGACCACTGGAAACAGTGGCTCGCCACCGACTGCCCCGCGCTCCTCATCCATGGGCTGCGCAGCCAGGTCCTGCCCGCCGAACAGGCCCATGCCATGTGCTCCAGGCGCCCCGGCACGGTCTACCGCCGGCTGGACACCGACCACTTCGTCCAACAGGCCGACCCCGAGGGCTTCGCCACCGCGGTCCAGGAGTTCCTCGCGGGCATCTGA
- a CDS encoding saccharopine dehydrogenase family protein, with protein sequence MGSGQLVAVFGAYGHTGRFVVAELAARGFVPVPSGRNTQALEELAGEHGLEARVASVGDPASLDRALAGTAAVINCAGPFASTTGPVIEAALRAGIPYLDVAAELEANLDTFAHYRERARDAGAVIVPAMAFFGGLGDLLATAAMGDWTEADEAHIAYALSSWHPTAGTRLSGAVSRERRGDHRLRYSGGQWERRTDQAPTLEWTFPDPIGPRQVIGEFTMADVVTVPQHLSIPEVTTYMTAEAVRDIATPDTPAPTAADQSGRSDQTFLVDVVVRSGGAERRATAGGQDIYAVTAPLVAEALERVLTGRTKTTGVASAGQIFDAPDFLHALAPHITLDLNPQKQIA encoded by the coding sequence ATGGGGTCAGGTCAGCTGGTGGCGGTTTTCGGCGCGTACGGTCACACGGGACGGTTCGTGGTCGCCGAGCTGGCCGCGCGAGGGTTCGTCCCGGTGCCGTCGGGGCGTAATACGCAGGCTTTGGAGGAGCTGGCCGGCGAGCACGGGCTGGAGGCCCGGGTGGCGTCGGTCGGGGACCCGGCTTCGCTGGACCGGGCTCTGGCGGGAACGGCGGCGGTCATCAACTGCGCCGGCCCCTTCGCCTCGACCACCGGCCCCGTCATCGAGGCCGCGCTGCGCGCGGGCATCCCGTACCTGGACGTGGCCGCCGAACTCGAGGCAAATCTCGACACCTTCGCCCACTACCGCGAGCGGGCCCGGGACGCGGGAGCGGTGATCGTCCCGGCCATGGCCTTCTTCGGCGGTCTCGGCGACCTCCTGGCCACCGCGGCGATGGGCGACTGGACCGAAGCCGACGAGGCTCACATCGCCTACGCGCTCAGCAGCTGGCACCCCACCGCCGGCACCCGGCTCTCGGGCGCGGTCTCCCGCGAGCGGCGCGGCGACCACCGCCTGCGCTACAGCGGCGGACAGTGGGAGCGCCGCACCGACCAGGCACCCACCCTGGAGTGGACCTTCCCGGACCCGATCGGGCCCCGGCAGGTGATCGGGGAGTTCACGATGGCGGACGTCGTCACCGTCCCCCAGCACCTGTCCATCCCCGAAGTGACCACCTACATGACCGCCGAGGCCGTCCGCGACATCGCCACCCCCGACACACCGGCCCCGACCGCCGCCGACCAGAGCGGGCGCTCGGACCAGACCTTCCTCGTCGACGTCGTCGTGCGCTCGGGCGGAGCCGAACGCCGGGCCACGGCCGGCGGCCAGGACATTTACGCGGTCACCGCGCCCCTGGTCGCCGAGGCCCTCGAGCGCGTCCTGACCGGCCGCACCAAGACCACCGGCGTCGCCTCCGCCGGGCAGATCTTCGACGCCCCGGACTTCCTGCACGCGCTCGCCCCACACATCACCCTCGACCTGAACCCACAGAAGCAGATCGCCTGA
- a CDS encoding helix-turn-helix domain-containing protein produces MPTVALAITDGMLHYELSVAVEIFGSDLTHIVDPWYDFSLCGNGPVRVNRFRLEPDHGLDHLAHADTVIVPGWADTDREPPPELVEAVRAAHAAGARVASLCTGAFVLGTAGLLDGRRATTHWAHTRELARRHPAATVDPDVLYVDNGDVLTSAGKAAAMDLCLHLVRLDHGSANANKIARRLVIPPHRDGGQAQFIATPLPAPGNHPLSELFPWALERLDQPLTVEDLARQARMSSRHLGRHFKHLTGTTPLQWLHTQRIRHAQELLETTNATVDTIAVATGMGTATTLRRHFHRSVGVPPDTYRRTFRA; encoded by the coding sequence ATGCCCACTGTCGCGCTGGCCATCACCGATGGCATGCTCCACTACGAACTTTCCGTGGCCGTCGAGATCTTCGGGTCCGACCTGACCCACATCGTGGACCCCTGGTACGACTTCTCCCTCTGCGGGAACGGCCCGGTGCGCGTCAACCGCTTCCGCCTTGAACCCGACCACGGACTCGACCACCTCGCGCACGCGGACACGGTGATCGTCCCCGGCTGGGCCGACACGGACCGCGAACCGCCACCCGAACTGGTCGAGGCGGTGCGCGCCGCTCACGCGGCCGGTGCCCGCGTGGCCTCACTGTGCACGGGCGCCTTCGTCCTGGGCACGGCAGGACTGCTCGACGGCCGGCGCGCCACCACACACTGGGCCCACACGCGGGAATTGGCCCGGCGCCACCCAGCGGCCACCGTCGATCCGGACGTCCTCTACGTCGACAACGGCGACGTCCTCACCTCCGCGGGCAAGGCCGCCGCCATGGACCTGTGCCTGCACCTGGTCCGCCTCGACCACGGCTCGGCCAACGCCAACAAGATCGCCCGACGTCTGGTCATCCCACCCCACCGCGACGGCGGCCAGGCCCAGTTCATCGCCACCCCCCTCCCCGCCCCCGGCAACCACCCCCTGAGCGAACTCTTCCCCTGGGCGTTGGAGCGACTGGACCAACCGCTCACCGTGGAAGACCTGGCCCGCCAGGCCCGCATGAGCTCACGCCACCTCGGCCGGCACTTCAAACACCTCACCGGCACCACACCGCTGCAGTGGCTCCACACCCAGCGCATCCGCCACGCCCAGGAACTGCTGGAGACCACCAACGCCACCGTGGACACCATCGCCGTGGCCACCGGTATGGGCACCGCCACCACCCTGCGCCGCCATTTCCACCGCAGCGTCGGGGTCCCACCCGACACCTATCGCCGCACCTTCCGCGCCTAA
- a CDS encoding IS110 family transposase gives MTTRQRSTSSTSTGPPAWGEVVLGVDTHGEDHVAAVVCPLGQILGTKSFPATAVGYRRLLAWARKSGVVRRAGVEGTGTFGAGLSRCLLAQQVVVFEVNRPDRSARRLLGKSDPLDAQAAARAVLSGRARARAKTGDGPVQSARMFKLAKDSAVKARTQAINQLKAVLVVADPALRERLSSLGNRELFRTCAGLSPREGGAGGGDEDTVAEATLMTLNLLAQRIEQLTGQIDELNQRLTGLVERHAPQLLAPVGIGPDSAVTLLITMGDNPERLSSEASFAALCGVSPIEYSSDGRSSRRLNHGGDRQANAALHRIVFTRLRHDPRTQAYYECRTQEGKTRREIIRCLKRYAAREVFNLVRTVSTDPRYRGVRDT, from the coding sequence ATGACGACCAGACAGCGCAGCACCTCTTCCACCAGCACAGGCCCGCCCGCTTGGGGCGAGGTCGTCCTGGGGGTGGACACACACGGCGAGGATCATGTCGCCGCAGTGGTCTGCCCACTGGGCCAGATCCTGGGCACCAAGTCCTTTCCGGCCACAGCGGTCGGCTACCGTCGGCTGCTCGCCTGGGCCCGCAAGTCGGGAGTGGTGCGGCGGGCCGGGGTGGAGGGGACCGGTACCTTCGGCGCGGGCTTGTCCCGCTGCCTGCTGGCGCAGCAGGTCGTGGTGTTCGAGGTGAATCGGCCCGACCGCTCGGCCCGTCGTCTGCTGGGGAAGTCGGATCCGCTCGATGCGCAGGCAGCTGCGCGGGCCGTGCTCAGCGGTCGCGCCCGGGCGCGGGCGAAAACTGGCGACGGTCCTGTGCAGAGTGCTCGGATGTTCAAACTCGCCAAGGATTCCGCGGTCAAGGCCCGCACCCAGGCGATCAACCAACTCAAGGCCGTCCTGGTCGTAGCCGACCCCGCCCTGCGGGAACGACTCTCCAGCCTGGGCAACCGCGAACTATTCCGCACCTGCGCGGGCCTCAGCCCGCGCGAGGGCGGGGCCGGCGGGGGCGATGAGGACACCGTAGCTGAGGCCACTCTCATGACGCTGAACCTGCTGGCTCAGCGTATCGAGCAGCTGACCGGGCAGATCGATGAGCTGAATCAGCGACTGACCGGGCTTGTTGAACGACATGCCCCGCAGCTGCTCGCGCCGGTTGGTATCGGCCCGGACTCCGCGGTCACGCTCCTGATCACCATGGGCGACAATCCCGAGCGGCTGAGCAGCGAGGCGTCTTTCGCCGCTTTGTGCGGAGTCAGCCCCATCGAGTACTCCTCGGACGGTCGGAGCTCGCGTCGGCTCAACCATGGTGGCGACCGGCAGGCGAACGCCGCTCTGCACCGCATCGTGTTCACCCGGCTGCGCCACGACCCGCGCACCCAGGCGTACTACGAATGCCGCACCCAGGAGGGCAAGACCCGGCGTGAGATCATCCGGTGCCTCAAGCGATATGCCGCCCGCGAGGTCTTCAACCTGGTCAGGACGGTCTCTACCGACCCCCGTTATAGGGGCGTCCGTGACACCTGA
- a CDS encoding MFS transporter: protein MPWATAVVRRAWATRWWRAAGAVCRPCRRTRPGEPSKPPRRRRSAATGAFSAALLVSAATGIPIGRVLDRRGPHKVMTCGSVLAAAAVLAVAAAPNVPVFYAAWFLAGTAMAATFYQPAFAAVTRWWGPHRVRALTVITLAGGLASTVFAPVTAALADHFSWRTTYAILAVILALFTIPAHALALRAPWPPPPEQPTHATSPDEQDTVARSRPFLLLAAAFALSGFAVYAVVICLVPLLTERGASTTTAAWALGLGGAGQTLGRTLYARLARHTTAATRAVLLIAAGGVTTLALGLAPGPNPLLVVLAVAAGMVRGNLTLLQATAVTDRWGATHYGKLSGLLAAPATVAAAIAPWAGASLAETLGGYPHLFTVLSVASLAAAVTAAASSASASRLSLAGKRLPRRRPSDSRT from the coding sequence ATTCCTTGGGCGACAGCGGTCGTTCGGAGGGCGTGGGCGACGAGGTGGTGGCGGGCGGCGGGGGCGGTGTGTCGTCCGTGCCGCAGGACACGGCCAGGAGAACCGTCGAAGCCGCCGCGACGGCGCCGTTCCGCAGCGACCGGCGCCTTCTCCGCGGCCCTGCTGGTCTCCGCTGCCACCGGCATTCCGATCGGCCGCGTCCTCGACAGGCGTGGCCCACACAAGGTCATGACATGCGGCTCGGTACTCGCCGCGGCCGCCGTTCTGGCCGTCGCCGCTGCCCCCAACGTGCCGGTCTTCTACGCCGCCTGGTTCCTCGCCGGCACCGCGATGGCGGCCACCTTCTACCAGCCCGCCTTCGCCGCCGTCACCCGCTGGTGGGGACCGCACCGCGTCCGCGCCCTCACCGTCATCACCCTGGCCGGCGGCCTGGCCTCCACCGTCTTCGCACCCGTCACCGCCGCCCTCGCCGACCACTTCAGCTGGCGCACCACGTACGCGATCCTGGCCGTGATCCTTGCCCTGTTCACCATCCCCGCACACGCACTCGCCCTACGCGCCCCATGGCCACCGCCACCGGAACAACCCACCCACGCCACCTCGCCGGACGAGCAGGACACGGTCGCCCGGTCACGCCCCTTCCTTCTTCTCGCGGCCGCCTTCGCCCTCTCCGGATTCGCGGTCTACGCGGTCGTCATCTGCCTCGTCCCGCTCCTGACCGAACGCGGCGCGAGCACTACAACAGCCGCATGGGCCCTGGGACTTGGCGGCGCAGGCCAGACTCTGGGCCGCACCCTGTATGCACGTCTCGCCAGGCACACCACGGCCGCCACTCGCGCGGTGCTCCTCATCGCCGCGGGCGGCGTCACCACCCTCGCCCTGGGCCTGGCTCCCGGCCCCAACCCCCTCCTCGTGGTTCTGGCCGTCGCCGCCGGCATGGTCCGCGGCAACCTCACGCTCCTTCAAGCCACCGCCGTCACTGATCGCTGGGGTGCCACCCACTACGGCAAGCTCTCCGGCCTACTGGCCGCACCCGCAACTGTCGCCGCAGCGATCGCGCCCTGGGCGGGTGCGAGTCTCGCCGAGACCTTGGGCGGCTACCCGCACTTGTTCACCGTGCTCTCCGTCGCCTCCCTTGCCGCGGCGGTCACGGCCGCCGCCTCATCCGCAAGCGCCTCGCGGCTTTCTCTTGCCGGTAAACGGTTGCCTCGGCGGCGTCCGTCGGATTCGCGCACGTAA
- a CDS encoding chitinase, translating into MRRSVKSAVGLTSLLTLACTGCSSGGDGSGTAVAGGAPQSSASAATSASSPPFQPYVSATTAADTDSAGAPSTYNLEFVLSNGSNCAPKWSGTYPITNSAVRSRISALKESGAAVRVSFGGATGTELATVCDNASALAAAYGKALDAAGSTQADFDVEGDALTDSASIALRSKAIAILQKERTDLKVSFTLPVFPDGLSDDSLAVLNSANTNAVMVSTVNIMAMDYGTSYTGDMSDYAISAAKATHDQLKDVFALSDDNAWHGLALTSMIGVNDVAGETFTLSDAAQVRSFAEDKSLAWLSMWATFRDKQCDETASASDGASTDCSGVQQQDGAFAEALSG; encoded by the coding sequence GTGAGGCGTTCTGTGAAGTCGGCCGTCGGGCTCACCAGCCTGCTGACCTTGGCCTGCACGGGCTGCTCGTCGGGCGGGGACGGTTCGGGGACCGCGGTCGCGGGCGGCGCACCGCAGTCGAGCGCCTCTGCGGCGACGAGCGCCTCGTCGCCCCCCTTCCAGCCGTACGTCAGCGCCACCACCGCCGCGGACACCGACTCGGCCGGCGCCCCGTCCACGTACAACCTGGAGTTCGTGCTCTCCAACGGCAGCAACTGCGCCCCGAAGTGGAGCGGCACCTACCCCATCACCAACTCCGCGGTGCGGTCCAGGATCTCCGCGCTCAAGGAGTCCGGCGCCGCGGTGCGCGTCTCCTTCGGCGGGGCGACCGGGACGGAACTGGCCACCGTCTGCGACAACGCGTCCGCGCTTGCCGCGGCGTACGGGAAGGCCCTGGACGCGGCAGGCTCGACCCAGGCCGACTTCGACGTCGAGGGCGACGCGCTGACCGACTCCGCCTCGATCGCCCTGCGCTCCAAGGCGATCGCGATCCTCCAGAAGGAACGCACCGACTTGAAGGTGTCCTTCACGCTCCCGGTCTTCCCGGACGGGCTCAGCGACGACAGCCTCGCCGTCCTGAACTCCGCGAACACCAACGCCGTCATGGTCTCCACCGTCAACATCATGGCGATGGACTACGGCACCTCGTACACCGGCGACATGAGCGACTACGCCATCTCCGCGGCCAAGGCCACCCACGACCAACTCAAGGACGTCTTCGCGCTCTCCGACGACAACGCCTGGCACGGCCTCGCCCTCACCTCGATGATCGGCGTCAACGATGTCGCCGGGGAGACCTTCACCCTCTCCGACGCGGCCCAGGTGCGGTCGTTCGCCGAGGACAAGAGCCTCGCCTGGCTGTCCATGTGGGCCACCTTCCGGGACAAGCAGTGCGACGAGACCGCCTCCGCCTCCGACGGGGCGTCGACCGACTGCAGCGGAGTCCAGCAGCAGGACGGAGCGTTCGCGGAGGCCCTGTCGGGCTGA
- a CDS encoding SulP family inorganic anion transporter: protein MNPHISALRRALRTDLTSSLVVFLVALPLCVGVAVASGVPAELGLITGIVGGLVTGLLPGSSLQVSGPAAGLTVLVYAAVIDYGLAALGVIVLASGLLQLLLGALHLGRWFRAISLSVVQGMLAGIGLVLIAGQLYALADRKAPGSGTANLTGLPGLAADTLGSDSGLIALTVGVAAVAVMTLWKKLPAKAQLLPGPLAAVGAATGATVLFDLPIARVEVNGLLASVQPPGSADFGRLAELGLVGTVVAFTLIASAESLFSAAAVDRLHDGPRTDYDKELMAQGAGNTVCGLLGALPMTAVIVRSAANVQASARTKLSRVLHGVWLLLFAALLPDALGVIPTAALAGVLVHAGFKLLPVKEIGPLWREHRGEAVVLLATALAILATNMFEGVLIGLLLAVAKTAWDTSHVHVEITDPGVGPVRISMIGNATFLRLPRILDALDQLPRDRSVDLNLTGLRHLDHACMTALQSWADQHNAHSGQAVRVIRAG, encoded by the coding sequence ATGAACCCCCACATCTCCGCTCTCCGGCGCGCCCTGCGCACCGACCTGACCTCGTCCCTCGTGGTCTTCCTCGTCGCCCTGCCCCTGTGCGTGGGCGTCGCCGTCGCCTCCGGCGTCCCGGCCGAACTCGGCCTGATCACGGGCATCGTCGGCGGTCTGGTCACCGGCCTGCTGCCCGGCAGCAGCCTCCAGGTCAGCGGCCCGGCGGCCGGCCTGACCGTCCTCGTGTACGCCGCCGTGATCGACTACGGCCTCGCCGCCCTCGGTGTCATCGTGCTGGCCAGTGGGCTCCTGCAACTACTCCTGGGCGCACTGCATTTGGGACGCTGGTTCCGGGCCATCTCGCTGTCCGTGGTGCAGGGCATGCTGGCGGGCATCGGCCTCGTCCTGATCGCCGGACAGCTGTACGCCCTGGCCGACCGCAAGGCACCCGGCAGCGGCACGGCCAACCTCACCGGACTGCCCGGGCTTGCGGCGGACACCCTCGGCTCGGATTCCGGGCTCATCGCGCTGACCGTGGGCGTCGCCGCGGTCGCGGTCATGACGCTGTGGAAGAAACTGCCGGCCAAGGCGCAGTTGCTGCCCGGTCCGCTGGCCGCCGTCGGCGCGGCGACCGGTGCCACGGTCCTGTTCGATCTGCCGATCGCCCGCGTGGAGGTCAACGGTCTGCTGGCGTCCGTCCAGCCTCCCGGCTCGGCCGACTTCGGGCGTCTGGCGGAGCTCGGACTGGTCGGGACCGTCGTCGCGTTCACGCTGATCGCGTCGGCCGAGTCGCTGTTCAGCGCGGCGGCCGTGGACCGGCTGCACGACGGGCCGCGCACCGACTACGACAAGGAGCTGATGGCCCAGGGCGCGGGCAACACGGTCTGCGGGCTGCTCGGTGCGCTGCCCATGACGGCGGTGATCGTGCGCAGTGCCGCCAACGTCCAGGCCAGCGCCCGCACCAAGCTCTCCCGAGTGCTGCACGGCGTGTGGCTCCTGCTGTTCGCCGCGCTGCTGCCCGACGCGCTCGGAGTGATCCCGACGGCGGCGCTCGCGGGCGTCCTCGTGCACGCCGGGTTCAAGCTGCTGCCGGTGAAGGAGATCGGCCCGCTGTGGCGTGAGCACCGCGGCGAAGCAGTCGTACTGCTGGCGACGGCGCTGGCGATCCTCGCCACCAACATGTTCGAGGGCGTGCTGATCGGACTACTCCTGGCCGTGGCCAAGACGGCGTGGGACACCTCGCACGTCCACGTCGAGATCACCGACCCGGGCGTGGGCCCGGTGCGGATAAGCATGATCGGCAACGCGACCTTCCTCCGGCTGCCCCGCATCCTCGACGCCCTGGATCAACTGCCCCGTGACCGCAGCGTCGACCTCAACCTCACCGGCCTGCGCCATCTCGACCACGCGTGCATGACCGCCCTGCAGAGCTGGGCCGACCAGCACAACGCGCACAGCGGCCAAGCCGTACGTGTGATCCGCGCCGGCTGA
- a CDS encoding carbonic anhydrase, producing MQTLIEHARTFPAKAAENRHAFARLADGQQPQALFIACSDSRVIPALFTGARPGEIFELRTAGNIVPPHRPQAACAVAGTIEFAVMALGVPDIVVCGHSHCGAVKGLLDERSVQTMPLVRHWLTQARHRADGDGDGAWQGRGLGEDSTTAAQRHLLTQLGNLRSHPAVARRLAAGRLRLHAWYYTVETGEVLTCPAGGDTFKPL from the coding sequence ATGCAGACCCTCATCGAGCATGCCCGTACGTTCCCCGCCAAGGCCGCCGAGAACCGGCACGCCTTCGCCCGGCTGGCCGACGGCCAGCAGCCGCAGGCCCTGTTCATCGCCTGCTCCGACTCCCGGGTGATCCCCGCCCTGTTCACCGGCGCCCGCCCGGGCGAGATCTTCGAACTGCGCACCGCCGGGAACATCGTTCCTCCCCACCGGCCCCAGGCCGCCTGCGCCGTGGCGGGCACCATCGAGTTCGCCGTCATGGCCCTCGGCGTGCCAGACATCGTGGTGTGCGGGCACTCGCACTGCGGCGCCGTCAAGGGGCTGCTGGACGAGCGAAGCGTGCAGACCATGCCGCTCGTACGGCACTGGCTGACCCAGGCACGGCACCGTGCCGACGGTGACGGTGACGGAGCATGGCAGGGCCGTGGGCTCGGCGAAGACTCCACGACCGCGGCCCAACGCCATCTGCTCACCCAGCTCGGCAATCTGCGCAGCCACCCCGCCGTCGCCCGTCGCCTCGCGGCCGGACGACTGCGCCTGCACGCCTGGTACTACACCGTGGAGACCGGCGAGGTCCTGACCTGCCCGGCAGGCGGCGACACCTTCAAGCCCCTGTGA
- a CDS encoding response regulator transcription factor produces the protein MTIRVVIADDQPLVRTGFKALIEPAPDLEVVGEAGDGREAVRLAKATRADLVLMDIRMPVLDGLAATRLITGDEDLAGVKVLILTTFEIDEYVFEALRAGASGFLGKSADAEELLHAIRTVNRGDALLSPAATRSLISRFLATPATPQPMDETARRGLEALTDRERQITTLVATGLSNDEIAAQLVLSPATVKTHVNRAMIKVGARDRAQLVVFAHHSGLATSA, from the coding sequence GTGACCATCCGCGTAGTCATCGCCGACGACCAGCCCCTGGTACGCACCGGCTTCAAAGCCCTGATCGAACCGGCACCGGACCTGGAGGTGGTCGGCGAGGCCGGCGACGGGCGCGAGGCGGTGCGCCTGGCCAAGGCCACCCGCGCGGACCTGGTCCTGATGGACATCCGCATGCCGGTCCTCGACGGCCTCGCGGCGACCCGCCTGATCACCGGGGACGAGGACCTCGCCGGGGTGAAAGTCCTGATCCTCACCACCTTCGAGATTGACGAATACGTCTTCGAGGCGCTGCGCGCCGGAGCCAGCGGCTTCCTGGGCAAGAGCGCCGACGCGGAAGAGCTGCTGCACGCGATCCGCACGGTCAACCGCGGCGACGCGCTGCTGTCCCCTGCCGCCACCAGAAGCCTCATCAGCCGCTTCCTCGCCACCCCCGCCACGCCACAGCCCATGGATGAGACGGCCCGCCGCGGACTGGAGGCGCTCACCGACCGGGAACGGCAGATCACCACGCTCGTGGCGACCGGCCTGTCCAACGACGAGATCGCCGCTCAGCTCGTGCTCAGCCCCGCCACCGTCAAGACGCACGTGAACCGCGCCATGATCAAGGTTGGCGCCCGCGACCGCGCCCAACTCGTCGTCTTCGCCCACCACAGCGGCCTCGCCACATCGGCGTAG
- a CDS encoding sensor histidine kinase, giving the protein MTTALAHLCRAVGRHAHVADAVVALAVFAATLVTAFTGRSAGGDWSVATVAAALGCGALAVRRLRPLVALAVSAPAAEVFLVESGSDSGVLILLAPLIALYTVADMVERRRALFLGSGAVAALALVHAVHRPALLGPQNLAFIALGGLAIAAGDSSRNRRAYLAEAEGRASRAEREREQDARRRIAEERLRIARDLHDAVGHQLALISVQSNVAGQALDQDTASAREAIGHVKSASRRALGELRDTVSLLRQPGDAIAPTAIPAPGLDGLADLLASLTASGLDIDRRIEGAVVPLAPAADLTAYRVIQESLTNVYKHSDTRRARLTLTYDSDRLRITVDDLGGPGDVPRPVGSAGRHGIVGMRERVLALGGHFSAGPRADGAFQVAAALPYQPLDLAAENRP; this is encoded by the coding sequence ATGACCACCGCCCTCGCCCACTTGTGCCGTGCCGTCGGCCGGCATGCGCACGTGGCGGACGCGGTGGTGGCTCTGGCCGTGTTCGCCGCCACCCTGGTGACCGCGTTCACGGGCCGCTCGGCCGGAGGCGACTGGTCCGTCGCGACCGTCGCCGCGGCGCTGGGCTGTGGGGCGCTGGCCGTGCGGCGGCTGCGCCCTCTGGTGGCCCTCGCGGTCAGCGCGCCGGCCGCGGAGGTGTTCCTCGTGGAGAGCGGCAGTGACAGCGGGGTACTGATCCTGCTCGCGCCGCTGATCGCCCTGTACACCGTCGCCGACATGGTCGAGCGCAGACGGGCTCTGTTCCTCGGCAGCGGGGCGGTGGCCGCGCTGGCCCTCGTGCACGCTGTGCACAGACCGGCGCTGCTCGGCCCGCAGAACCTGGCGTTCATCGCGCTGGGCGGCCTGGCGATCGCCGCCGGTGACTCCTCCCGCAACCGACGGGCCTACCTGGCCGAGGCCGAGGGCCGTGCGTCCCGCGCCGAACGTGAGCGGGAGCAGGACGCCCGACGCCGGATCGCCGAGGAGCGGCTGCGCATCGCCCGCGACCTGCACGACGCCGTGGGACACCAACTCGCCCTCATCAGCGTGCAGTCCAATGTCGCCGGGCAGGCGCTGGACCAGGACACCGCATCGGCGCGCGAGGCGATCGGCCACGTGAAGTCCGCCAGTCGCAGGGCGCTGGGCGAACTGCGGGACACCGTCAGCCTGTTGCGGCAGCCCGGCGACGCCATCGCCCCCACCGCCATCCCCGCACCCGGTCTCGACGGACTCGCGGACCTGCTCGCCTCACTGACCGCTTCGGGCCTCGACATCGACCGCCGCATCGAGGGGGCCGTCGTTCCGCTCGCCCCCGCCGCCGATCTCACTGCGTACCGGGTGATCCAGGAGTCGCTGACCAACGTCTACAAGCACTCCGACACGCGCCGGGCCCGACTGACCCTCACCTACGACAGCGACCGACTGCGGATCACCGTCGACGATCTGGGCGGCCCGGGCGATGTCCCGCGGCCCGTCGGCTCCGCCGGCCGGCACGGCATCGTCGGCATGCGCGAACGGGTGCTGGCCCTCGGCGGGCACTTCAGTGCCGGCCCGCGTGCGGACGGTGCGTTCCAGGTGGCCGCGGCCCTGCCCTACCAGCCTCTCGACCTCGCTGCGGAGAACCGCCCGTGA